The following coding sequences lie in one Oncorhynchus nerka isolate Pitt River linkage group LG14, Oner_Uvic_2.0, whole genome shotgun sequence genomic window:
- the LOC115122437 gene encoding carcinoembryonic antigen-related cell adhesion molecule 18-like yields the protein MRGFILFAILVIAHAHSSIAALVIKGPDKPVLENDEVTLECLLSDSELNTSQVHFEKFSKYMNKWYRLEEESMYRRCIPGVILRREVSQLLLSIRSIHSYFHQGLYRCVADNATATDNSSQPLAITVEYMRELSVYDVSSSSRKFIKENLLVTLGEDVEVECSTTASEAPQYFWQKYGDDWIVPSSKLRLKNVRMEDGGDYTCMAEHPTLSSLKKSSTISITVLTATNSRLNQAWYDSTNLVLMTSVAGAVLLVLILSITVFLVRRAKQAKSTKGPIDDHSQKKPIYTASVESLASTSGDKQPLV from the exons ATGAGAGGTTTTATACTCTTTGCGATTTTAGTAATTGCACATGCTCACAGCAGTATTg CGGCCCTGGTCATAAAGGGACCAGACAAGCCTGTTCTGGAGAACGATGAAGTCACCCTGGAATGTCTGCTTTCTGACTCGGAGCTCAACACCAGCCAAGTCCACTTTGAGAAGTTTTCCAAG TACATGAATAAGTGGTATCGACTGGAGGAGGAGTCCATGTACCGCCGATGTATCCCTGGTGTTATCTTGAGGCGTGAGGTGAGCCAACTGCTTCTGTCCATCCGCAGCATCCACAGCTACTTCCACCAGGGACTCTACCGCTGTGTCGCAGACAACGCCACGGCAACCGACAACTCCTCCCAGCCCCTGGCTATCACCGTTGAAT ACATGCGTGAGCTGTCTGTGTACGATGTGTCCTCCTCCAGCCGGAAGTTCATCAAGGAGAACCTGCTTGTGACACTAGGCGAAGACGTAGAGGTGGAGTGCTCCACCACAGCCTCTGAGGCACCACAATACTTCTGGCAGAAATAT GGAGATGACTGGATTGTGCCCTCCTCCAAGCTGAGGCTGAAGAATGTGAGGATGGAGGATGGTGGAGACTACACCTGCATGGCTGAGCATCCCACCCTGTCCAGCCTGAAGAAGAGCAGCACCATCTCCATAACTGTGCTGACAG CCACCAACAGCCGTCTCAACCAAGCCTGGTACGACTCCACCAACCTGGTGTTGATGACCTCCGTGGCGGGGGCGGTTCTCCTGGTGCTCATCCTGTCTATCACCGTCTTCCTGGTCCGCAGGGCCAAGCAGGCCAAGAGCACCAAGGGACCCAT tGATGACCACTCTCAGAAGAAGCCCATCTACACAGCCAGTGTTGAGTCTCTGGCCTCTACCAGTGGAGACAAACAACCACTGGTGTGA